A stretch of Carnobacterium iners DNA encodes these proteins:
- a CDS encoding carbohydrate ABC transporter permease, whose protein sequence is MSIIFAFPFYFLIVSATNTSIDVTNGSLLPGTNLIENFKNLINTVELGTALKNSTIISFAQTFLSVLLASLAGYGFEIHKSKGKEIVFKILLLSMMIPFAAIMIPLFQMFGKISQYFPSIGIDTLASAYIPYLTTAFLVFFFRQNTKMFPKELLEAGRIDGLTELGCFFKIYIPTMKTTYAAAAIITFMNSWNNYLWPLVVLQSPENKTIPLLISNLGSSYSPDYGVIMLAIVIATIPTATIFFILQKQFVAGMLGSVK, encoded by the coding sequence ATGAGTATTATTTTTGCTTTTCCATTTTATTTTTTGATAGTTAGTGCTACAAATACTTCCATAGATGTAACGAATGGAAGTTTACTACCTGGTACTAATTTAATTGAAAACTTTAAAAATTTAATTAATACAGTTGAATTAGGAACTGCATTAAAAAATTCAACAATTATTTCTTTTGCACAGACATTTTTATCTGTCTTACTTGCTTCGCTAGCAGGGTATGGATTTGAAATACACAAAAGTAAAGGAAAAGAAATTGTATTCAAAATCTTGCTATTATCGATGATGATTCCTTTTGCAGCAATAATGATTCCACTATTTCAGATGTTTGGTAAGATTTCTCAGTACTTTCCGTCGATTGGTATAGATACATTAGCTTCTGCCTATATTCCATACCTTACAACGGCTTTCCTTGTATTCTTCTTTCGACAAAACACTAAAATGTTTCCCAAAGAATTACTTGAAGCCGGTAGAATAGATGGTCTAACTGAATTAGGTTGTTTTTTCAAGATTTATATTCCAACTATGAAGACAACTTATGCAGCTGCTGCAATCATAACATTCATGAATAGTTGGAATAATTATTTATGGCCATTAGTTGTTTTACAATCTCCTGAAAATAAAACCATTCCATTATTAATTTCTAATTTAGGTTCAAGTTATTCACCTGATTATGGAGTAATTATGCTGGCAATTGTTATAGCAACAATTCCTACAGCTACTATTTTCTTCATCTTACAAAAACAGTTTGTTGCAGGTATGCTCGGTTCAGTTAAATAA
- a CDS encoding alpha-galactosidase produces the protein MTIMFNQERRMFHIQNKYYSYIMTIEENNILSLNYYGAKIRNLSYIRDYPRIDRSFSPNMHNSENRLFSLDTLPQEFSSFGSGDFREPAFIFRSKDGSSINDFRYKSHTITSGKKPLKGLPQTNGKEKECETLEITIEDTLAQLEIVLKYTTFENYAVLVKSSEVVNHSLDNMKIEKIMSMSLDLPNADYELIHLNGTWARETQLTRETIQPGIKLIDSKRGASSHQQNPFFAILDSNTNENHGEVYGFSLVYSGNFAAEIQNDAYNQLRLNFGINPFQFTWNLAAGESFQTPEVVMVYSGNGLNGMSQQYHSFYRNHLLRGKNQNLERPILINNWEATYFDYDEDSLLEIVDEASTLGIELFVLDDGWFGTRNSDKESLGDWVVNKNKFPNGINSFSEKVKSKHMKFGIWVEPEMISKKSDLYHQHPDWCLQVEGRGKSLGRSQYVLDFSRADVRDHIEATLTAVFTQSQVDYVKWDMNRHITEAFSIKYTNEQQGEIYHRYMLGLYDLLERLVSKFPSVLFEGCSGGGGRFDPGMLYYMPQTWTSDNTDPISRLSIQYGTSLVYPIITMGAHVSSSPNHQVGRETSLKMRGDTAMAGNLGYELNVLNIKEEEKRQIAEQVKFYKKHRSLIQFGDFYRMLSPFDGNDCSWMFVSKDKSEALFFYYRILKQASEPLKIVKLYGLDTNKNYYFEGEETLVGGDELMNSGMYLPTDLDGDYTSYVRYLSILKT, from the coding sequence ATGACCATTATGTTTAATCAGGAACGCCGTATGTTCCACATTCAAAATAAATACTACAGTTACATTATGACAATAGAAGAAAATAATATTTTATCACTCAATTATTATGGAGCTAAAATTCGAAATCTATCATATATAAGAGATTATCCTCGAATTGACCGTTCCTTTTCTCCCAATATGCATAATTCTGAAAATCGTCTCTTTTCATTAGACACTCTGCCGCAAGAGTTTTCTAGCTTTGGGAGTGGAGATTTCAGAGAACCAGCGTTTATATTTAGGTCTAAAGATGGATCTTCTATTAATGATTTTCGCTATAAATCTCATACTATTACTTCTGGCAAAAAACCACTAAAAGGATTACCACAAACTAATGGTAAAGAAAAAGAGTGTGAAACGTTAGAGATTACTATAGAAGACACATTAGCTCAATTAGAAATCGTTTTAAAGTATACAACGTTCGAAAACTATGCTGTCCTTGTGAAATCTTCAGAAGTTGTTAATCATAGTTTAGACAATATGAAAATAGAAAAAATAATGAGCATGAGTTTAGATCTGCCTAATGCTGATTACGAGTTAATCCATTTAAATGGTACTTGGGCTAGAGAGACGCAATTAACACGAGAGACTATTCAACCAGGAATAAAATTAATTGATAGTAAAAGGGGCGCAAGTAGTCATCAGCAAAATCCCTTTTTTGCGATTTTAGATTCTAACACAAATGAAAATCATGGAGAAGTATATGGTTTTAGTTTAGTGTATAGTGGAAACTTTGCTGCAGAAATCCAAAATGATGCTTACAATCAACTACGTCTTAATTTTGGTATTAATCCATTCCAATTTACTTGGAATTTGGCAGCAGGCGAGTCTTTCCAAACGCCAGAAGTAGTAATGGTATATTCTGGAAATGGATTAAATGGTATGTCACAACAGTATCATTCTTTTTACCGTAATCATTTACTAAGGGGTAAAAATCAAAACTTAGAACGTCCAATATTAATAAATAACTGGGAAGCAACTTATTTTGACTATGATGAAGATTCATTACTAGAAATAGTAGATGAAGCAAGTACATTAGGTATTGAACTATTTGTTTTAGATGATGGGTGGTTTGGGACTAGAAACTCAGATAAGGAATCTCTTGGAGATTGGGTTGTAAACAAAAATAAATTTCCTAATGGGATAAATAGCTTTTCAGAAAAAGTGAAATCTAAACATATGAAATTTGGTATCTGGGTAGAACCAGAGATGATTTCAAAGAAAAGTGATCTTTACCATCAACACCCTGATTGGTGCTTACAAGTAGAAGGACGCGGGAAATCATTAGGAAGGAGCCAATACGTTCTAGACTTTAGTCGTGCTGATGTTCGAGACCATATTGAAGCAACATTAACGGCTGTTTTCACTCAATCTCAAGTGGACTATGTAAAATGGGATATGAACAGACATATAACAGAAGCTTTTTCTATAAAGTACACTAATGAGCAACAAGGAGAAATTTATCATCGATATATGCTAGGGCTATATGATTTATTAGAAAGGCTTGTTTCAAAATTCCCATCTGTGTTATTCGAAGGTTGTTCGGGTGGAGGAGGAAGATTTGATCCAGGAATGCTTTATTATATGCCCCAAACTTGGACAAGTGATAATACAGATCCTATTTCTAGGCTAAGTATTCAATATGGAACAAGTTTAGTTTATCCAATTATAACTATGGGTGCCCACGTATCTTCCTCTCCAAACCATCAAGTAGGAAGAGAAACCTCTTTAAAAATGAGAGGGGATACTGCTATGGCTGGGAATTTAGGTTATGAATTAAACGTGCTTAATATTAAAGAAGAGGAAAAAAGACAAATTGCTGAGCAAGTGAAATTTTACAAAAAGCATCGTTCTCTTATCCAATTTGGGGATTTTTATCGAATGCTAAGTCCTTTTGACGGAAATGATTGTTCTTGGATGTTTGTTTCAAAAGATAAAAGTGAAGCACTTTTCTTTTACTACAGGATTCTAAAACAAGCTTCAGAACCACTAAAAATAGTGAAATTATATGGATTAGATACCAATAAAAACTATTATTTTGAGGGTGAAGAAACATTAGTTGGTGGTGATGAATTAATGAATAGTGGGATGTATTTGCCTACAGATCTTGATGGAGATTATACAAGCTATGTTAGATATCTTTCTATTCTAAAAACATAA
- a CDS encoding rhodanese-like domain-containing protein, which translates to MNIKNSSLIVIYDDGSLAMAGRLWWLLKCAGKDNVYLLKGGIKKWLENNLAVTTLITEPVVSDFSSLKLNHFILASNNDVKKS; encoded by the coding sequence ATTAATATAAAAAATTCATCACTAATTGTTATTTACGATGATGGAAGTTTGGCTATGGCAGGAAGACTTTGGTGGTTGTTAAAATGCGCAGGTAAAGATAACGTCTATTTATTAAAAGGCGGTATAAAAAAATGGTTGGAAAACAATTTAGCCGTAACAACTCTTATAACAGAGCCAGTGGTTTCTGATTTTTCAAGCTTAAAACTCAATCATTTTATTCTTGCTAGTAATAATGATGTGAAAAAAAGCTAA
- a CDS encoding S-(hydroxymethyl)glutathione dehydrogenase/class III alcohol dehydrogenase, with the protein MKSRAAVAFGPGQPLEIVEIDVEGPKKGEVLVKITDTAVCHTDAYTLSGTDPEGVFPAVLGHEGGGIVVEVGEGVTSVEPGDHVIPLYTPECGKCKFCLSGKTNLCQAIRETQGKGLMPDGTTRFSYKGEPIYHYMGTSTFSEYTVVAEISLAKVNPEAPLEKVCLLGCGVTTGIGAVTNAAKVTKGDTIAIFGLGAIGLAVIQGAVKQKAGRIIVIDTNPDKFELAKELGATDFVNPKEYNRPIQEVIVEMTDGGVDYSFECIGNVNVMRSALECCHKGWGESVIIGVAGAGEEISTRPFQLVTGRVWRGSAFGGVKGRTQLPGMVEEAMSGEIQLDPFITHTLPFDKINEAFDLLHKGESIRTVLSYH; encoded by the coding sequence ATGAAATCACGTGCAGCAGTAGCTTTTGGACCAGGACAACCTCTTGAAATAGTAGAGATAGATGTAGAAGGTCCTAAAAAAGGGGAAGTACTAGTTAAAATTACGGATACGGCTGTTTGTCATACAGACGCGTATACCTTATCTGGTACAGATCCAGAAGGTGTTTTTCCAGCAGTATTAGGCCATGAAGGCGGTGGAATTGTTGTAGAAGTTGGAGAAGGTGTAACTTCTGTTGAACCAGGAGACCATGTGATTCCTTTATACACACCTGAATGCGGCAAGTGTAAATTCTGCTTGTCAGGAAAAACAAATCTCTGTCAAGCTATCCGCGAGACACAAGGCAAAGGTCTAATGCCTGATGGAACAACTCGTTTTTCATATAAAGGCGAACCGATTTATCATTACATGGGAACAAGCACGTTTAGTGAATACACGGTTGTTGCTGAAATTTCTTTAGCAAAAGTGAATCCAGAAGCACCATTGGAAAAAGTTTGTTTATTAGGTTGTGGGGTAACAACTGGAATAGGTGCAGTAACGAATGCAGCTAAGGTAACAAAAGGAGATACAATTGCTATTTTTGGTTTAGGCGCAATTGGTTTAGCGGTTATTCAAGGAGCCGTTAAACAAAAAGCTGGACGTATTATTGTGATTGATACAAATCCAGATAAATTTGAATTGGCTAAAGAATTAGGTGCAACAGATTTTGTTAATCCAAAAGAATACAATCGCCCAATCCAAGAAGTGATTGTTGAAATGACGGATGGCGGAGTAGACTATAGCTTTGAATGTATTGGGAACGTAAACGTGATGCGCTCAGCACTAGAATGTTGCCATAAAGGTTGGGGAGAAAGTGTCATTATTGGTGTGGCTGGAGCTGGAGAAGAAATTAGCACGAGACCCTTCCAACTGGTTACTGGACGAGTATGGCGCGGTTCTGCATTTGGCGGAGTAAAAGGCCGTACACAATTACCAGGAATGGTCGAGGAAGCGATGAGCGGCGAAATTCAATTAGATCCATTCATCACACATACATTGCCGTTTGACAAAATTAATGAAGCGTTTGACTTATTGCATAAGGGTGAGTCAATCCGAACAGTACTTTCTTACCATTAA
- the fghA gene encoding S-formylglutathione hydrolase, with protein sequence MQELELLEEHVSFDGVQYKYRHDSTTLCCPMTFSLFLPDKEKFPNPPLFWWLSGLTCTDDNFTHKAGAQKAAAKLGVAMIMPDTSPRGESIADSKDYDLGQGAGFYLNATQEPWSKNYNMYDYVIKELSTIAHEQLNLIGKEFISGHSMGGHGALIIGLRNPERFQSISAFAPIVNPSQVPWGIKAFGEYLGDDKKDWLAWDALALMKIASGKKIPILIDQGEADNFYEKQLQPDKLVEVAKEKDYPLTLRMQKGHDHSYYTIATFIEEHLEFHLTQLTKKD encoded by the coding sequence ATGCAAGAGTTAGAACTGCTTGAAGAACACGTTAGTTTTGATGGAGTACAATACAAATACCGTCATGATTCAACTACGCTATGTTGTCCGATGACGTTTAGTTTATTTTTGCCAGATAAAGAAAAGTTTCCTAATCCACCTTTGTTTTGGTGGTTATCAGGCTTAACGTGTACGGATGATAACTTCACACACAAAGCGGGCGCACAAAAAGCAGCGGCAAAATTAGGTGTAGCTATGATTATGCCAGATACGAGCCCAAGAGGAGAAAGTATCGCTGATTCAAAAGACTATGATTTGGGACAAGGGGCAGGTTTTTATCTTAATGCAACCCAAGAACCTTGGTCAAAGAATTACAATATGTATGATTATGTTATAAAAGAATTATCAACTATTGCCCATGAGCAATTAAATTTGATAGGCAAAGAGTTTATTTCTGGTCATTCAATGGGCGGACATGGGGCTTTAATCATTGGTCTACGCAATCCAGAACGATTCCAATCGATATCTGCTTTTGCACCGATTGTTAATCCTAGTCAAGTCCCTTGGGGTATAAAAGCTTTTGGTGAATATCTAGGTGACGATAAAAAAGATTGGCTAGCCTGGGATGCACTAGCCTTAATGAAAATAGCTAGTGGTAAAAAAATTCCGATTCTAATTGATCAAGGAGAGGCTGATAACTTTTATGAAAAACAATTGCAACCAGATAAATTGGTTGAGGTTGCAAAAGAAAAGGATTATCCACTGACACTTCGTATGCAAAAAGGGCACGACCATAGTTACTATACGATAGCGACTTTTATCGAGGAACATTTAGAATTTCATTTAACTCAGTTAACCAAAAAAGACTAA
- a CDS encoding plasmid pRiA4b ORF-3 family protein — protein MIFQFKIALLDVGVPVWRRVQVNSHSTFQELHEVIQVSFDWYDSHLHNFSIRKSNGEKIQHVSIEPDNEFQGSDSDDGWGEFFISIEKLSEGETLDNWFKKEKDRIIYTYDFGDDWEHEIVLEKILEPDPTIYYPICLKAKNDAPEENSRGELLENDSFLINPDAKDIVGDINDLLGENFFTSDTD, from the coding sequence ATGATTTTTCAATTTAAAATTGCTTTGCTTGATGTAGGGGTTCCAGTATGGCGAAGAGTCCAAGTAAATAGCCATTCGACTTTTCAAGAATTACACGAAGTTATTCAAGTTAGTTTTGATTGGTATGATTCTCATCTCCACAATTTTTCTATCCGAAAATCTAATGGGGAAAAGATTCAACATGTTTCTATTGAACCGGATAATGAATTCCAAGGATCTGATTCAGATGATGGTTGGGGAGAGTTTTTTATCTCCATTGAAAAGTTGAGTGAAGGAGAGACTCTCGATAATTGGTTTAAAAAAGAAAAGGATCGAATTATTTATACCTATGATTTTGGTGACGACTGGGAACATGAGATTGTGTTAGAGAAAATTTTAGAACCCGACCCGACTATTTATTACCCTATTTGCTTGAAGGCAAAAAATGATGCGCCAGAAGAAAATAGCCGTGGTGAACTATTAGAGAATGATTCCTTCTTAATTAACCCAGATGCAAAAGATATTGTTGGAGATATCAATGATCTCTTAGGTGAAAACTTTTTCACTTCCGACACAGATTGA